A genomic stretch from Desulfotignum balticum DSM 7044 includes:
- a CDS encoding DNA-primase RepB domain-containing protein, with amino-acid sequence MIRDDLFSIFCDETHKRLAYFIWDGVMKEIERNPNFVVRREWIKDKFNIGKDRLDKAIKFLKSLGLLETYPTYEKKGKFKGAEYQFYTFEDRVKSPSISTTRGPQAKTQAIAKKHGKKNAHETPEALPTKLLTEYPVSRLSENPAIYLQGGEGDPGGSGGFSGLPDEHKEKFLSYFTGRLTFQVFNDKRKTRGKVYQTNRLCQFEASNETGSGIFLTVNETDGTGRQKKNIVRVRAVFVDLDGSPIEPVLSYDPSLVVETSPGKYHAYWFVDDFPREAFSDFQITLAKKFKGDDVKDLCRCMRMPGYYHHKTDTPFLCRIIFAWERRYTFDQLNEKFRQKPLKLKGVNHGVRNNTLCRIVGGMVKANLSIDEIRETAEQFAAACNPPLSKHKVDRVLNYPAGGDWD; translated from the coding sequence ATGATACGTGATGATCTGTTTTCCATCTTCTGTGATGAAACCCATAAACGTCTGGCTTATTTCATATGGGATGGCGTGATGAAAGAGATCGAAAGAAACCCTAATTTTGTTGTCAGGCGGGAATGGATAAAAGATAAATTCAACATTGGAAAAGATCGACTTGATAAGGCCATTAAATTCTTGAAGTCATTGGGCCTCTTGGAAACGTATCCAACCTATGAAAAAAAGGGAAAATTCAAAGGTGCAGAATATCAGTTTTACACCTTTGAGGATCGAGTGAAATCACCATCTATATCCACCACCAGGGGACCACAGGCTAAAACACAGGCCATTGCAAAAAAACACGGTAAAAAAAATGCTCATGAAACGCCGGAAGCATTGCCCACAAAGCTATTGACTGAATACCCGGTTTCCCGACTTTCTGAAAACCCGGCAATATATTTACAAGGGGGAGAAGGAGACCCGGGGGGATCAGGGGGGTTCTCAGGCTTACCCGATGAACATAAAGAAAAATTCCTCAGCTATTTCACGGGCAGACTCACTTTCCAAGTGTTCAATGACAAACGCAAAACACGGGGGAAGGTTTATCAAACAAACAGGTTGTGTCAGTTTGAAGCAAGCAACGAAACCGGCTCCGGCATCTTCCTGACCGTCAATGAAACTGATGGCACGGGTAGACAGAAAAAAAACATTGTGCGGGTCCGGGCTGTCTTTGTGGATCTGGATGGATCACCAATAGAGCCAGTTTTGTCTTATGACCCAAGTCTTGTGGTGGAAACGTCACCGGGGAAGTATCACGCATACTGGTTTGTTGATGATTTTCCGAGAGAGGCGTTCTCAGATTTTCAGATAACGCTTGCAAAAAAATTCAAGGGGGATGATGTGAAGGATCTTTGTCGGTGCATGCGGATGCCGGGATATTATCACCACAAAACGGATACCCCGTTTCTGTGCAGAATTATTTTCGCATGGGAGCGGCGATATACTTTTGACCAACTCAATGAGAAATTCAGACAGAAACCTTTGAAGTTAAAAGGTGTTAATCATGGTGTACGTAATAACACCTTATGCCGGATTGTGGGCGGCATGGTCAAAGCAAATCTTTCAATAGATGAGATTCGGGAAACGGCTGAACAATTTGCGGCAGCTTGCAATCCACCACTTTCCAAGCACAAGGTGGATAGGGTTTTAAATTACCCAGCGGGAGGAGATTGGGATTGA
- a CDS encoding HGGxSTG domain-containing protein produces MKLTWDEYLQRETCGAKTRRGTACKRKDLYINGRCRLHGGLSTGPTTPEGKARVTRNLPRVKKRESQPDPEPGQGDDGQDQNP; encoded by the coding sequence ATGAAACTGACCTGGGATGAATACTTACAGCGGGAAACCTGCGGGGCCAAGACCCGGAGGGGAACGGCATGCAAAAGGAAAGACCTCTATATAAATGGACGTTGCCGGCTGCATGGCGGCCTAAGTACCGGCCCGACGACACCGGAGGGTAAGGCACGGGTGACCCGGAACCTGCCCAGGGTGAAGAAACGGGAAAGTCAACCGGACCCGGAACCCGGCCAGGGCGATGACGGCCAGGATCAAAACCCATGA
- a CDS encoding recombinase family protein, whose protein sequence is MTIFTYTRVSTLDQNMDSQMEALTKAYPEAVHRQEKKSGTSTQGREVLNLLLDMMGAGDKLVVWKLDRLARNTGDLCQIVNTLESKGAALEILDQKIDTTTATGRAFLQMLGVFAEFETNLRRERQLAGIAAAKAKGKHLGRKASLTDQQKKYIRQLHKGGMNPTTLSKHHGVSRATIYNVIKEQ, encoded by the coding sequence ATGACGATTTTCACATACACAAGGGTTTCAACACTGGATCAGAACATGGACAGCCAGATGGAAGCATTAACAAAAGCATACCCTGAAGCCGTCCACCGGCAGGAAAAGAAATCAGGGACCAGCACCCAGGGCCGGGAAGTCCTGAACCTTCTCCTGGATATGATGGGGGCCGGTGACAAGCTGGTTGTCTGGAAACTGGATCGACTGGCACGCAACACCGGGGACCTGTGTCAGATTGTGAATACCCTGGAATCCAAAGGGGCGGCCCTGGAAATCCTGGACCAGAAGATTGACACCACCACAGCAACGGGCAGGGCCTTCCTTCAGATGTTGGGTGTGTTTGCAGAGTTTGAAACCAACCTGCGGCGGGAACGGCAGTTGGCAGGGATAGCGGCGGCCAAGGCCAAGGGGAAACACCTGGGCCGGAAAGCATCATTGACGGATCAGCAGAAAAAATACATCCGGCAGCTTCACAAGGGGGGCATGAACCCAACGACATTGTCCAAACATCATGGAGTCAGCCGGGCCACCATTTACAATGTGATAAAGGAGCAGTAA
- a CDS encoding ISAzo13 family transposase has protein sequence MCSGKRWRQKTSGKKIPKIISKIQKILKYETAGHPITGLKWTRKTTEKIAEQLKSIGIDVSSNTVCRLLKGMGFSLRVNAKQLASGAANPDPEKRNRQFEYIGNLREQFASQGLPTISVDTKKKELIGNFKNHGKLWQQTPIAVYDHDFPTHAVGKAVPYGIYDTQRNSGTVFVGHSADTPSFAVECIQKWWRKYGKKQYPEKTKLLIVADSGGSNGYRSRVWKYQIQKQLCDEHGLSVQICHYPPGTSKWNPIEHRLFSEISKNWAGHPLKSFETVLKYIRTTKTSTGLTVKAHFVKKKYKTGEKVSDKQMKEIKIEKHHQLTDWNYKLTPSKM, from the coding sequence ATCTGTTCGGGAAAAAGGTGGCGGCAGAAAACCAGTGGAAAAAAAATTCCAAAAATCATCTCCAAAATCCAAAAAATCTTGAAATATGAAACTGCGGGACATCCTATCACGGGACTCAAATGGACCCGGAAGACGACGGAAAAGATAGCTGAACAATTGAAATCCATTGGTATTGATGTCAGTTCAAATACTGTTTGCCGGCTTCTCAAAGGCATGGGATTTTCCCTTCGGGTAAATGCAAAACAATTGGCATCTGGCGCAGCCAATCCAGACCCTGAAAAAAGAAATCGACAATTTGAATATATTGGCAATTTGAGGGAACAGTTTGCATCACAGGGTTTGCCCACAATCAGCGTAGACACCAAAAAAAAAGAATTGATAGGAAATTTCAAAAATCATGGAAAACTCTGGCAACAGACCCCCATAGCGGTTTATGATCATGATTTTCCAACCCATGCTGTGGGAAAGGCTGTTCCATATGGGATTTATGATACCCAGAGAAATTCGGGCACTGTCTTTGTTGGTCATAGCGCTGATACACCATCTTTTGCTGTTGAATGTATTCAAAAATGGTGGAGAAAATACGGAAAAAAACAATATCCTGAAAAAACAAAACTGTTGATAGTAGCTGATTCAGGTGGTAGCAATGGTTATCGATCCAGGGTTTGGAAATACCAAATACAAAAGCAACTCTGTGATGAACATGGGTTATCAGTCCAGATTTGTCATTATCCGCCGGGGACATCAAAATGGAACCCTATAGAGCACCGCCTGTTCAGTGAAATCAGTAAAAACTGGGCCGGTCACCCTTTGAAGTCTTTTGAAACGGTTTTGAAATACATACGAACAACAAAAACGTCAACAGGATTAACAGTTAAAGCTCATTTCGTCAAAAAAAAATATAAAACAGGGGAAAAAGTTTCTGACAAGCAAATGAAAGAAATCAAGATTGAGAAACACCATCAACTGACTGATTGGAACTACAAATTGACACCATCAAAAATGTGA
- a CDS encoding AIPR family protein yields MDRITKALLNEFIEQNGLETLPEDQAFEHFSGFLVTSGHYSESFASDDIAVGAGGDCGIDCIAILVNGTIVSEPEEIEDLADTNGYLDVNFVFTQAERSGGFETAKIGQFVFGVCDFFSETPQLPQNDRVQLYARIAREIFDRSRLFKKGNPQCLLYYVTTGKWTDDANLVVRRDAGRQDVEELNLFRKVGFGCVDADQLQRLYRESQNAIATEIKFSERTVIPEIPGVEQAYLGLLPASQFLKLVENDNDEVLTSLFYDNVRHWQDWNPVNSEMRDTLSSPDTARYFPLLNNGVTIVARRVHPTGNKFLLEDYQVVNGCQTSYVLHECRVGLTDEVMIPVRLIATQDDNIKNSIIKATNRQTQVTEDQLFALSDFPKKLESYFPTFDGRKKLYYERRSRQYNGMTGVEKVRVISMTHLVRAFASIFRALPHRTTRNYKTLLRGIGTEIFNMDHRQEPYYTAAYAHYRLEFFFRSQVLPAELKPARYHLLLAYRILVIGEALPPMNSHNMARQCSILMDSLWDDDTSRKIFQRGADHVRVVAAGNLHRDNIRTEPFTEALLQNLRSA; encoded by the coding sequence ATGGATAGAATTACTAAAGCGCTTCTTAACGAATTTATTGAACAAAATGGATTAGAAACTTTACCAGAAGATCAAGCATTTGAACATTTTTCTGGTTTTCTTGTTACTTCCGGTCACTACTCCGAATCATTTGCTAGCGATGACATCGCCGTAGGTGCTGGGGGTGATTGTGGAATTGACTGCATAGCTATACTCGTAAATGGAACCATTGTTAGCGAGCCAGAAGAAATTGAAGACCTCGCTGATACCAATGGTTATCTTGATGTAAATTTTGTATTCACACAAGCCGAACGCTCAGGCGGATTTGAAACAGCAAAAATTGGTCAATTTGTCTTCGGAGTCTGTGACTTTTTTTCCGAAACACCACAATTGCCTCAGAATGACCGCGTGCAACTCTACGCGAGAATAGCCAGGGAAATATTTGACCGTAGTCGTCTCTTCAAGAAGGGTAATCCACAGTGTCTTCTTTACTATGTGACGACAGGCAAGTGGACAGATGATGCCAATCTTGTTGTTCGTCGAGATGCAGGGAGACAAGACGTTGAAGAACTTAATCTCTTCCGTAAGGTTGGATTTGGTTGTGTCGATGCCGACCAACTTCAACGACTTTACAGGGAGTCACAGAATGCTATAGCAACTGAAATTAAGTTCTCAGAGCGCACCGTTATTCCGGAAATACCTGGTGTCGAACAGGCCTATCTTGGATTGCTACCAGCTTCTCAGTTTCTTAAACTTGTAGAGAACGACAACGACGAAGTCCTCACCTCACTATTCTACGATAATGTGAGGCACTGGCAGGATTGGAATCCAGTGAACTCCGAAATGCGGGATACCCTCAGTTCGCCTGACACTGCACGTTACTTCCCGTTGCTTAACAACGGAGTAACAATTGTCGCTCGGCGTGTCCATCCAACCGGAAACAAGTTTTTGCTTGAGGACTATCAGGTGGTTAACGGTTGTCAAACCAGCTATGTTTTGCACGAGTGTCGTGTGGGACTCACTGATGAAGTCATGATTCCTGTACGTCTCATTGCGACGCAAGATGACAATATCAAGAATTCCATCATTAAAGCGACAAACCGACAGACCCAAGTGACTGAAGACCAATTGTTTGCATTATCGGACTTCCCCAAGAAATTGGAATCGTATTTCCCAACATTTGACGGCAGGAAAAAGTTGTATTATGAAAGGCGTTCGCGTCAGTATAATGGCATGACTGGCGTAGAAAAAGTTCGTGTGATCAGCATGACACATCTCGTCCGTGCGTTCGCATCTATCTTCCGAGCTCTACCGCATCGGACCACTCGAAATTACAAGACTCTCCTGCGGGGAATTGGAACTGAAATTTTCAATATGGATCACCGGCAGGAACCATACTACACGGCAGCCTATGCACATTACCGTTTGGAGTTCTTTTTTCGAAGCCAGGTTCTTCCTGCGGAACTGAAGCCAGCAAGGTATCATTTGCTTCTCGCATACCGTATACTTGTAATTGGTGAAGCTTTACCACCAATGAACTCTCACAACATGGCGCGGCAATGTTCAATACTCATGGACAGCCTATGGGATGACGATACTTCACGAAAAATTTTTCAAAGAGGGGCGGATCATGTTCGCGTAGTGGCCGCAGGAAATCTTCACCGTGATAACATCCGCACAGAACCGTTCACAGAGGCCTTGTTACAAAATTTGAGAAGTGCATGA
- a CDS encoding BREX protein BrxB domain-containing protein, translated as MSKIKRLIQSYSRYIEVPWREDAAAAQRVIFCVYDETDERRLRAGIDEFEIVTRQAGYGWIVFDLTDTFAAWMASQRYAKSYFQNPHLLPTLLPRYLPYIAGEFQTMLEEKQVDADTVVVLKGVGSLFGFLKVKELVDHLAPMVKGRLLIFFPGSFENNNYRLLDGYDGWNYLAVPITADKVF; from the coding sequence GTGAGTAAAATCAAGCGATTGATCCAGTCTTACAGCAGATACATTGAGGTCCCTTGGCGGGAAGATGCAGCAGCGGCCCAGCGGGTGATTTTCTGTGTGTATGATGAAACCGATGAGCGGCGGCTGCGGGCCGGCATTGATGAATTTGAGATTGTCACCCGCCAGGCCGGGTATGGGTGGATCGTTTTTGATCTGACCGATACATTTGCCGCCTGGATGGCATCCCAGCGGTATGCCAAAAGCTATTTTCAGAACCCGCATCTGCTGCCCACCTTGCTACCCAGATACCTGCCTTATATCGCAGGTGAATTCCAGACCATGTTGGAGGAAAAGCAGGTTGACGCAGATACCGTGGTTGTACTCAAGGGGGTCGGTTCCCTGTTTGGTTTTCTGAAAGTCAAGGAACTGGTGGACCATCTGGCCCCCATGGTAAAGGGACGGCTGCTGATCTTTTTCCCCGGCAGCTTTGAAAACAACAACTACCGGCTGCTGGACGGGTATGACGGATGGAACTATCTAGCCGTTCCCATTACAGCGGACAAAGTATTCTGA
- the brxC gene encoding BREX system P-loop protein BrxC codes for MINRDIYQKDPTVHKLVNEGVASVNDDTTQQALDVLRYELDTFVCDGQYGSGMAHILDTFLKNIHQAQQPAVWVSGFYGSGKSHLVKMLRALWVDTVFPDGATARGIASLPQDIKDHFKELSTLAKRHGGLHAASGTLGAGASGSVRLALLRIIFRSAGLPGQYPVARFLMWLAAEGIHDQVKQHVMDHGFDWEEELDNFYVAEGLHAALAAAKPGLFPSPAACVETLNNLYPYVQDVSIDDMVKAIRMALTREGKFPLTLIVLDEVQQYIGGDPQRSLDVQETVEACCKNIGAKLLFIGTGQTAVTGTSNLKRLEGRFTIRIELSDADVDAVIRKVILAKKADAAAPVAKVMETNLGEISRHLSGTTIGHQQDDIPWFSQDYPLLPVRRRFWENTLRVLDQTGTDSQLRNQLSMIHKVIQTNLDEPLGHVVPADYLYYDSADKLLQSRILPRKVHEKTMKWRKGSPQDQLLGRACGLVFLINKLAAGHQDIGIRATIDTLADLMVENLPHGSSDLRSQLPKLLDTSDLLMKVGEEYRIQTEESAAWSDEFSSQRSALANEIHRIEAERDDRIRKKFGELVGKQVLTQGSAKVSREISPIFDSDLPADAEQRICVWVRNGWGIDENAVRADARQAGNQSPTVFVYIPKRSADDLRHHLINWKAAAATLEKRGIPNTPEGTEARSAMETTRQTAEAKINDLLGDAFSGARVFQGGGSEIMGNRLQDMVLEAAENALQRLYPQFAMADHSGWAKVYEKARTGAPDALKAVGDDGDPSKNPVCKAILGYIAGGKNGADIRKYFESPPYGWSRDAVDGGLQVLLVAGLLLAQDTHGKPVDPKDLDRKSIGKVLFKVESKVITTAQRIQIRKLFQKTGLKANPGEEHLIAPQFLEKMLALAARAGGDPPRPALPDIAFLHEIRLAAGNEQLLALYNQREKLGQCIQTWNDLSQQIETRIKNWERLKHLATHVQGMAEAEAYISQIKNIETQRQLLAEPDLVPPLIKQLTQLLRDALNQAKSDWDREWQAGETRLKEDANWQQLEPEQRYELRSPHKLVEAACPAIEMDTTDAILRTLGQTGLPALKDRIAAMSGRYNQILLEAAQLLEPELQKVSLPARTLKTQADVDAWLDQTRKLLMDKLSEGPILV; via the coding sequence ATGATCAACCGCGATATCTATCAAAAAGACCCCACTGTTCACAAACTGGTCAATGAAGGGGTGGCCAGCGTCAATGACGACACCACCCAACAGGCCCTTGACGTGCTGCGGTATGAGCTGGACACCTTTGTCTGTGACGGGCAGTATGGCAGCGGCATGGCACATATCCTGGACACCTTTCTCAAAAACATCCACCAGGCCCAACAGCCGGCGGTCTGGGTCAGCGGTTTTTATGGATCAGGCAAATCCCACCTGGTCAAAATGCTCAGGGCCTTATGGGTGGATACCGTGTTTCCGGACGGTGCCACAGCCCGGGGCATTGCCAGCCTGCCCCAGGATATCAAGGATCATTTCAAGGAGCTGAGCACCCTGGCCAAACGCCATGGCGGACTCCATGCCGCGTCCGGTACCCTGGGTGCCGGTGCCAGCGGCAGCGTGCGCCTGGCCCTGCTGCGGATCATTTTCAGGTCCGCCGGTCTTCCGGGACAGTATCCGGTTGCCCGGTTTCTGATGTGGCTGGCTGCCGAAGGCATCCATGACCAGGTCAAGCAGCACGTGATGGACCACGGGTTTGACTGGGAAGAAGAACTGGACAACTTTTACGTGGCCGAAGGACTGCATGCGGCCCTGGCAGCGGCCAAACCCGGGCTGTTCCCCTCCCCTGCCGCCTGTGTCGAAACCCTGAACAATCTCTACCCCTATGTCCAGGATGTTTCCATTGATGACATGGTCAAGGCCATCCGCATGGCCCTGACCAGAGAGGGTAAATTCCCCTTGACCCTGATCGTACTGGATGAGGTCCAGCAGTACATCGGGGGAGACCCCCAGCGGTCATTGGATGTCCAGGAAACCGTGGAAGCCTGCTGCAAAAACATCGGTGCCAAACTTCTGTTCATCGGTACCGGCCAGACCGCCGTGACCGGTACCAGCAACCTCAAGCGCCTGGAAGGCCGGTTCACCATCCGCATTGAACTGTCCGATGCCGATGTGGATGCGGTGATCCGCAAGGTGATACTTGCCAAAAAAGCGGATGCAGCCGCACCTGTCGCCAAGGTCATGGAGACCAATCTGGGGGAGATCTCCCGGCACCTGTCCGGCACCACCATCGGTCACCAGCAGGATGACATCCCCTGGTTTTCCCAGGATTATCCCTTACTTCCGGTGCGCCGCCGTTTCTGGGAGAACACGTTGCGGGTCCTTGACCAGACCGGCACGGACAGCCAGCTGCGCAACCAGCTCAGCATGATCCACAAGGTGATCCAGACCAATCTGGACGAGCCCCTGGGCCACGTGGTGCCGGCTGATTACCTGTACTATGATTCAGCGGACAAGCTGCTGCAATCCCGCATCCTTCCCAGAAAAGTCCATGAAAAGACCATGAAATGGCGGAAGGGTTCGCCCCAGGACCAACTGCTGGGACGGGCATGCGGCCTGGTGTTTCTGATCAACAAACTGGCAGCCGGTCATCAGGACATCGGCATCCGGGCCACCATCGACACGCTGGCTGATCTGATGGTGGAAAACCTGCCCCATGGGTCCAGCGACCTTCGCAGCCAGCTGCCTAAACTGTTGGACACCAGTGACCTGCTGATGAAAGTTGGGGAGGAGTACCGCATCCAGACCGAAGAAAGTGCGGCCTGGAGTGATGAATTTTCAAGCCAGCGGTCAGCCCTGGCCAATGAGATCCACCGCATCGAAGCGGAACGGGATGATCGTATCCGCAAAAAATTCGGGGAACTGGTGGGCAAACAGGTGCTCACCCAGGGCAGTGCAAAAGTATCCCGGGAGATTTCGCCCATATTTGATTCAGACCTGCCCGCAGATGCGGAACAGCGGATCTGTGTCTGGGTCAGGAACGGCTGGGGCATCGATGAAAATGCCGTCCGGGCTGATGCCCGGCAGGCGGGAAATCAATCCCCCACAGTTTTTGTTTACATTCCAAAGCGATCCGCCGATGACCTGCGCCATCATTTGATTAACTGGAAAGCGGCCGCTGCTACCCTGGAGAAACGGGGTATCCCCAATACCCCTGAAGGCACCGAAGCCCGATCTGCCATGGAAACCACCCGGCAGACAGCTGAAGCAAAAATCAATGATCTTTTGGGAGATGCCTTTTCCGGCGCCCGGGTTTTCCAGGGGGGCGGTAGTGAAATCATGGGGAACCGATTGCAGGACATGGTTCTGGAGGCGGCTGAAAACGCCTTGCAGCGTCTCTATCCCCAGTTTGCCATGGCAGACCATTCCGGATGGGCCAAGGTGTATGAAAAGGCCCGAACCGGGGCGCCGGATGCTTTGAAAGCTGTGGGGGATGACGGCGATCCGTCGAAAAATCCGGTATGCAAGGCCATCCTGGGATATATTGCCGGCGGCAAAAACGGGGCCGATATCCGGAAATATTTTGAATCCCCGCCCTATGGGTGGTCCCGGGATGCCGTGGACGGTGGACTACAGGTGCTCCTGGTGGCAGGTCTTTTGCTTGCACAGGATACCCATGGCAAACCCGTGGACCCGAAAGACCTTGACCGGAAATCCATCGGCAAGGTTCTGTTCAAGGTTGAATCCAAAGTCATCACAACGGCCCAGCGTATCCAGATCCGCAAATTATTTCAAAAGACAGGCCTGAAAGCCAACCCCGGGGAAGAGCATTTGATTGCCCCGCAATTTCTGGAAAAAATGCTGGCCCTTGCAGCACGGGCCGGCGGTGATCCCCCCAGACCGGCACTGCCGGACATCGCCTTTCTCCATGAAATCCGCCTGGCTGCCGGCAATGAACAACTGCTGGCCTTGTACAACCAACGCGAAAAATTAGGCCAGTGTATCCAGACCTGGAACGACCTGTCCCAGCAGATAGAAACCCGGATAAAAAACTGGGAACGCCTCAAACACCTGGCAACGCATGTCCAGGGAATGGCTGAAGCCGAGGCCTATATCTCTCAAATCAAAAACATTGAAACCCAGCGTCAGCTTCTGGCGGAACCGGACCTGGTCCCACCTTTGATCAAGCAACTGACCCAGCTGCTGCGGGATGCATTGAACCAGGCCAAGTCAGACTGGGACCGGGAATGGCAGGCCGGCGAAACCCGGCTAAAAGAAGATGCCAACTGGCAGCAGCTCGAACCGGAGCAGCGCTATGAATTGAGATCTCCCCATAAGCTGGTGGAAGCCGCCTGCCCTGCCATCGAGATGGATACCACCGATGCCATTCTCCGCACCCTGGGCCAAACCGGCCTGCCCGCCCTGAAAGATCGGATTGCGGCCATGTCCGGAAGATATAACCAGATCCTTCTTGAAGCGGCCCAGCTGCTGGAACCGGAACTTCAAAAAGTGTCCCTGCCCGCCCGCACATTGAAAACACAAGCGGATGTGGATGCCTGGCTGGATCAGACCCGGAAACTGTTGATGGATAAATTGTCCGAGGGACCGATTCTGGTATGA
- a CDS encoding ATP-binding protein, whose protein sequence is MRILQDIAELLDKLEDQTADELEDQDLDFKQWDTKSRDKSVRQVVHMAVCMANGGGGTVVFGVADQVTGRSKAIIGVPPEVDVNLLKKAVYDQTDPKIMPVFEILPVPEGLGRLLIMQIHPGLPPYTDTAGTGSIRIGKECKPLTGTLRRKISIETGETDFSAELVAPADPSSLSPTALETLRNLAKAERAPDDLLKLDDLELLSALGLIKKHQLTRAAILIAGHEEVLRRHVPGFNWTFLQMASDTNYSNREDRITAIPFSVQRVEELLLPFNPITTLEQGLFHFEYRIWPEVAIREALMNAFCHADFRIAGPIMVKLYPDRLEISNNGGFIGGITPDNILHHQPAARNPLLVEALTRLRLVNRSNLGVSRMYKALLMEGKEPPMIQEIGESVCVAFLKREMAAAFRVFVAQESRKGRDLGVDTLLILQYLLKHPELETSVAAGMCQRSHGQMREILSAMEKAGYIEHGGAGRGMYWTLYPELYQQLSESGHPERERRIDWDAAKTRVLSILMNRSKKGLPGLGNAEIRQITRYSRHKVLRLMKELADENPKISRPGPGRKGRYEYGLGEHGD, encoded by the coding sequence ATGAGAATTCTTCAGGACATCGCAGAACTGCTGGATAAGCTGGAAGATCAGACAGCAGATGAACTAGAGGATCAAGACCTGGATTTCAAACAATGGGATACCAAAAGCAGGGATAAATCGGTCCGGCAGGTCGTTCACATGGCGGTATGCATGGCCAACGGCGGGGGTGGCACTGTTGTTTTCGGGGTGGCTGACCAGGTGACAGGGCGCTCCAAGGCCATTATCGGCGTACCCCCTGAAGTGGATGTCAATCTCCTGAAAAAAGCGGTCTATGACCAGACTGACCCCAAGATCATGCCAGTATTCGAGATACTCCCGGTGCCGGAAGGCCTCGGCCGGCTCCTGATCATGCAGATCCATCCGGGCCTGCCCCCTTACACTGATACTGCCGGCACTGGATCGATACGGATCGGCAAAGAATGCAAGCCGCTGACCGGCACCTTGCGACGTAAAATCAGTATCGAGACCGGTGAAACCGATTTCAGTGCCGAACTGGTGGCGCCGGCCGACCCATCCAGCTTGTCTCCTACCGCCCTGGAAACCCTGCGTAATCTGGCAAAAGCGGAACGTGCACCCGATGATCTGTTGAAACTGGATGATCTTGAACTGCTGTCCGCTCTTGGATTGATAAAAAAACATCAGCTGACACGTGCGGCCATCCTGATCGCGGGACATGAAGAAGTCCTTCGCCGGCATGTGCCTGGATTTAACTGGACCTTTTTACAAATGGCATCTGATACAAATTACAGCAATCGGGAAGACCGCATCACTGCCATTCCGTTTTCCGTGCAGCGGGTAGAAGAGCTGTTGCTGCCGTTCAATCCCATCACAACCCTGGAACAGGGGCTGTTTCATTTTGAATACCGTATCTGGCCGGAGGTGGCCATCCGTGAAGCGCTCATGAATGCATTCTGCCATGCGGATTTCCGCATCGCCGGTCCCATTATGGTAAAATTGTATCCCGACCGGCTGGAAATCAGCAATAATGGGGGGTTTATCGGCGGGATCACCCCGGATAATATCCTGCACCATCAGCCGGCTGCCCGCAACCCGCTCCTGGTAGAAGCACTGACCCGCCTGCGTCTTGTCAACCGAAGCAATCTGGGCGTCAGCCGCATGTACAAAGCCCTGCTCATGGAAGGAAAGGAACCCCCAATGATCCAGGAAATCGGAGAATCGGTCTGTGTTGCCTTTTTAAAGCGGGAAATGGCTGCCGCGTTCCGTGTGTTTGTTGCACAAGAAAGCAGGAAGGGACGTGACCTGGGTGTGGATACCCTGCTGATCCTTCAATATCTTCTGAAACACCCGGAGCTTGAGACCTCTGTTGCGGCGGGTATGTGCCAGCGCAGCCATGGACAAATGAGAGAAATCCTCTCTGCCATGGAAAAGGCTGGATACATTGAACACGGGGGGGCCGGGCGTGGCATGTACTGGACTCTTTATCCGGAACTGTACCAGCAACTGTCTGAATCGGGTCATCCGGAACGTGAACGCCGAATAGACTGGGATGCAGCCAAAACAAGGGTTCTCAGTATCCTGATGAATCGAAGCAAAAAAGGATTGCCTGGACTGGGAAATGCCGAAATTCGCCAGATTACCCGATATAGCCGGCACAAGGTACTTCGACTCATGAAGGAACTGGCAGATGAAAATCCGAAAATTTCCCGACCAGGGCCTGGTAGAAAGGGGCGTTACGAATATGGGCTGGGTGAACATGGCGATTGA